The Plasmodium gaboni strain SY75 chromosome Unknown, whole genome shotgun sequence genome includes a region encoding these proteins:
- a CDS encoding exported protein (hyp13) → MKLILSIIYIVLLLLHYDTFKKFCIKNNCQNIYTIITNSRSLAENDTFVLIDNQTPNNNLSTNSNDSNNETDEGLSFFNEILGKELIFLNSKWCESNKFDKIYTNIKKYKYDILNTDYKKVFTNENNVIYKYMKNIFEDKNVECKYFIGKINNSLDNLKNKVVYIFTNTDVFITTLYSITHKIINSIFSVITGGITSVVLTQLFYFLKGLWSVHPILSIFLLTITSLFIYMIAVIVQTLNS, encoded by the exons atgaaattaattttaagcattatatatatagttttGCTATTACTCCATTAC gacacctttaaaaaattttgtataaaaaataattgccaaaatatatacacaataataacaaataGTAGATCCTTGGCAGAAAATGATACATTTGTATTAATAGATAACCAAACTcctaataataatttgtCTACTAATTCTAATGATAGTAATAATGAAACCGATGAAGGGctatctttttttaatgaaaTTTTGGGTAAAGAACTAATATTTCTTAATTCAAAATGGTGTGAATCGAACAaatttgataaaatatatacaaatattaaaaaatataaatatgatatacTAAATACAGATTATAAGAAAGTTTTCActaatgaaaataatgtaatttataaatatatgaaaaatatttttgaagACAAAAATGTAgaatgtaaatattttattggAAAAATTAACAATTCTCTAGATaacttaaaaaataaagttgtatatatatttactaATACAGATGTATTCATAACTACATTATATTCAATCAcacataaaataattaattcTATATTTTCCGTAATTACGGGAGGAATTACATCTGTAGTTCTTACTCAactattttattttcttaaaGGCCTTTGGTCTGTTCACCCGatattatctatattcTTATTAACAATAACTTcgttatttatttatatgatcGCTGTCATTGTGCAAACTTTAaattcttaa